The sequence ATCggagttaccttctcatccaaGTCGGCAAGAAGCGTGGAAGAAGTCGAAGTTGTTATTGAACTCGGCAaggagagtgtatgaagtcGCCATCGGAATCGGTTGCTAGGAAAAAGTATGTTTCTGGATCTTATTTGAGTTGAATTGTGCATGCTAGGAAGGTCCAATATTTATAGCTGAGCTTCAGGCGGTTACAGTGGAAAATGAAAAGGTAGATCGAAGGCTTCAAGTGGAGGAGTGGATTAATCAAGGAAAAACTCAGAGTAAAGAACGGATTAACGGATTGGTGAGACGTTACGGAGATCAAAGGGAGCGTTAAATTTCTGTAGAATTTCTTCGGGGGAGGTCGCAGCCGCAAGAGGAAGAAGGAAGGAAGGAGAAACCTAATTCCATGTGGGCTGTTCAGTGGAGTGGGCTAAAAGATTGGGCTCAAAATGAAATTATAACAAAAGTCCATTTTGAATATGTGTGTCATTAGAAAAACCGCATTACTTGGAAATCAGAACTGCTCTTATGTTGCGACACGTGGCAACAAAAGCCCCATCCTCCTTAAGGACGTGGAAGAAGGAGGAGAGAGTATACCCTACTTTATTGTATAAGATATCGCTACGTAAAGTATTTGATGCTGTGTTTTGTTCTCTttggttttttattttagtttcaatagTTGTAACGTTCTCTGATTTCTTCTATAATGATTTACTGGACCACACTAAATAAAGAACCTTTTTCTTGACGTCACTAACCTTTAAAACAaactttatgaaaaaaaaaaaaaacaaactttatGGAAGTGGTAAGTTGATAACAATGATTTtgcataaaataaatgatgGGACCATATACCTATATGGAAATTAATTTAGCTACGTAATGTGATTTTAACAATTGAAAATGTGATTTGTATGATAAtatgtatttattaaaataaatgaccAACAACTTGGGTCCATAGCTCAGTGGTTGAGCAATTGACTGCAGATCAATAGGTCACCGGTTCGAACCCGGTTGGGCCCTATTACTTTTTACTCTTCTCAGTTCTTTTGTTAAGACCTGAGTTACGACTTGCcataaataacaaaagaaaaaggcAAACATGTCTTTTTTTGTATAAGTAAAGCCTCAGAAATTACAAACTCGTGTTACAAAATGCcgagaaaaataagaaacacGAAATCAATATCCATTATTCATCACAAAAAGAGAATCGAGTCACATAGAAAATTGTACAAACCAAGCCGAACTTTACCGGTCGGTTCAATCTCCAACCACTAGATCCACCGGTTTCTCAATTCGCACTTCCACATCCGTCCGATCAACAATCTTATCATACTCCTTGAAGCAGGAGATGCTTCCCAGCTCCTCCACCTCATCAATCACAGTACCAAGCCTTGCCACCATCTCCACAAGAAGAGACGCAAAGGCAGCAAACGGTAACGCCTCCGAAAACTCCAAACTTTTCATAACCGCGGCTTTACTCAACTGTTTTCTAaatctcctcttctctccaacCGGTCCCGGTTTATTCACCGACTTCCGGTGTGACGTCTGACCCATAAAACTAGAGAGCGAAACAGTGCTGTTAAACCGAGCTTGCGATACGGTGACGTTTTGTGGCGTTGTCTGACTCAAAACATTGCCGTCGACGTTATTACTGTCGTTGTAATATGAAACATTGCGGTTTAGGTGTTTGTTGGTGATGTCACTGTGAAGGTTAGACCCCAAGAAGAGCTTAGGTTGTGACTTTATTGCTGCGTTGAGATCTTTTAACGCTACTTCTAGATTGTCGGAGAGAATCTCCGGCGAGCAGTGACGTTTGTTTAGAATGCTTTCAGAGAGTTCCGATAAAACTTTGCAGATTTCTCCGGCTAGTCTAACACAAGGATCTTTGAAGAGAGTACGAATAGACCTAGGAGtctttaaaataaacataaattatGGTTATATAAGACTATACGTTATGTAATTTTTATGTTGAAATAGAACGTTAAGTTTAATTTTACCTGAATCTCCGTTTGTAAGCATCCGTGAAGAGCAACAACAGTGTGACCAAACTTGCGAAGAACAGATCCAATTTTGGTGTATTGTTGAGATGGAAATTTATTACAACGCAGTGTATGTCTCGGCTCCCAACTTGCATACATCGCCTATATATATGAGTGTATGTACGTACACATGTCAATATGTTCAATATTCTCTTAATAGTGGAAGGTTCGCCAGCAAAATGTTTTAGAGTTTAAACACTTTTTAATAACCGTTTATTACATATCAAAGCCTATACTAATCCCAAAGTATGAGAGAACTCAGAACTGTAACCCCTTAACTTACAAGCGAATCATTCAACTACTAGATCATCATCACAATTTTgtgttataaaacatttacattAGTAGTACTAAATAAACATTTCAAAATTAgtatagtaaaaataataattaaaaagtaagAGAATATTTCAAAACTTGAGAACCTTTCCTATAGTTTTCAAAAtgcttttagattttaatttatttttaacttattttaatatatagtgTTATCTTCGGTATTTTGTATGTAAGTTTTTTGTAACGGTTAAgagtttaaaacaaaaagagaggaCTTGAACTCCAACCTTTCAAATTACAAGGCGAAATATCCACCTACAAGACCATTATAAGTTAGTGTCTTAAAACATTTCCAATTCCACTGTAAAATGGAGTGGACTATGCAAttgtgaacaaacaaaaaattcatTACTATATATGCAGTaatgtttttatgtttattcacAACTGCATAATTCACTCTATTTTGCAGTAGATTTTGCAGTGGATTAGAGATACTCTTAGATTCTAATTGTGATGAGAGTTCAATTCTCctttttaatatgtatttttttcttttaatatatgtatagtCTTTTAGATTTTctgtaaataaattataaattaatgttaacAAATAAATGTTAAGCGATGTCAATCAAGAATTTAGTCGGATTTCAAATAAAGATTTTGATTTAAGATGACTTACTAGTGCTTCATCAGAGGATTTAGAATCCAAAACAGTCTTATATCCTTTGTAGATTacgtcatcatcatcagattCAGAATCTGAATCTTCTTTGTCTCTCTCCTTCTCCTCGAAATACTTCTTTACACAGGCTATGTATAggataaaaatcacaaatatgtATAACTATGATTAGGTTGcatatttagtttatttatttatttaagagaTATGTACCTTCAATAGAGCGTGAGAGGCCTTGGAACTTAGTAACGGTGGACATGTGAAGGTCATCGCCAGACCATATTGGAAAAACCAAAAGGCTCATGAAAAGGCAAATGCCAATACCCATAGCAATGGTTAATAATCTCTGGTGTGCGATTTTAATCACAGTATCGATTCTGTAACTCGATACTGTGATAAGATTAAACGTCAAAAGAAATACCAGCATACCGTAATCGTAGTTTTTCTTTACGTATGGAACAAATCTCATATACGTTATCGTTGATCCTGTTACACATAGGaatataaaatttgattatatatatatctttaaattatGGTATTTTAATGCATTGTCAAAAGTTAGACATAAGATGTCGGCCATCTAATTAACGtctaccattttttttttttttttttattaacctgGAGGTATTCCAGGCCCATGGAGAGGCTCAGACTAATCCCCAAGGGGAGGTGCAGCCCACGGATAAACACTCTCTCCGGGTATTCAAATGGGCCCTAAAGCATGGGTCCATATCCGTGTTGGGTGACCAGGATAATTGTGACTTAGTTTCGCGCAGCAGGTGGATCGAATTCTaaattttcatttcattttatttaatcatGGGAATTTAGAATATCATAATCGCTTCCGATATTTTAAATTCAGCTTTTagatgtattaaaaaaataccttcttctccaaagaaATTGGACTCAGGGTTGCTACCCCTAAACCACCACCTTTGGTTAGAATTTTGTTCCAACGTTTTTAGAAACTTTAATATATCACAAGCTaactatatatgttttatatatgcATAAATGGTTTAACAAAGTATAAATGTATGACCAGGGGAAGTGTATAACAGAATACGTACCGATGATGAATACAGCAGCGCCAATGAAGATGCCTCCGAAAATTTTACCCGAATTAACAGCAACAAACTCAATAAGATATGCTAGAGATCCTGCT comes from Brassica rapa cultivar Chiifu-401-42 chromosome A02, CAAS_Brap_v3.01, whole genome shotgun sequence and encodes:
- the LOC103853727 gene encoding aluminum-activated malate transporter 13 isoform X2; this encodes MLGATLRKGLNRGIGTLIAGSLAYLIEFVAVNSGKIFGGIFIGAAVFIIGSTITYMRFVPYVKKNYDYGMLVFLLTFNLITVSSYRIDTVIKIAHQRLLTIAMGIGICLFMSLLVFPIWSGDDLHMSTVTKFQGLSRSIEACVKKYFEEKERDKEDSDSESDDDDVIYKGYKTVLDSKSSDEALAMYASWEPRHTLRCNKFPSQQYTKIGSVLRKFGHTVVALHGCLQTEIQTPRSIRTLFKDPCVRLAGEICKVLSELSESILNKRHCSPEILSDNLEVALKDLNAAIKSQPKLFLGSNLHSDITNKHLNRNVSYYNDSNNVDGNVLSQTTPQNVTVSQARFNSTVSLSSFMGQTSHRKSVNKPGPVGEKRRFRKQLSKAAVMKSLEFSEALPFAAFASLLVEMVARLGTVIDEVEELGSISCFKEYDKIVDRTDVEVRIEKPVDLVVGD
- the LOC103853727 gene encoding aluminum-activated malate transporter 13 isoform X1, with product MWNKSMEITMEDEGSRRTRKKIEHPKKMKNILKSLWNVGKEDTRRLKHALKVGVSLTLVSLLYLMEPFFKGIGKNAIWAVMTVVVVLEFSAGATLRKGLNRGIGTLIAGSLAYLIEFVAVNSGKIFGGIFIGAAVFIIGSTITYMRFVPYVKKNYDYGMLVFLLTFNLITVSSYRIDTVIKIAHQRLLTIAMGIGICLFMSLLVFPIWSGDDLHMSTVTKFQGLSRSIEACVKKYFEEKERDKEDSDSESDDDDVIYKGYKTVLDSKSSDEALAMYASWEPRHTLRCNKFPSQQYTKIGSVLRKFGHTVVALHGCLQTEIQTPRSIRTLFKDPCVRLAGEICKVLSELSESILNKRHCSPEILSDNLEVALKDLNAAIKSQPKLFLGSNLHSDITNKHLNRNVSYYNDSNNVDGNVLSQTTPQNVTVSQARFNSTVSLSSFMGQTSHRKSVNKPGPVGEKRRFRKQLSKAAVMKSLEFSEALPFAAFASLLVEMVARLGTVIDEVEELGSISCFKEYDKIVDRTDVEVRIEKPVDLVVGD